In Pecten maximus unplaced genomic scaffold, xPecMax1.1, whole genome shotgun sequence, the DNA window ATATGCAGATTGCCTGTGTATACTCATTGATACGCAGGCGATGGCTTTTACAGAACAATTGCCCTCTCATGACATGTTTGATAGGCTTAAGTCCGTCATTCCAGCAACTAGTAACCCATTGGTTATAGAAAGTGCATATTACTCTAGGTTGGCTATTGCGTATGGCATGGTTGGCAAATTTGCCGAAGGACGTGAATTCATGACTCAAGCACAAATGGCCGCCTTTCAGGGCGAACAAAACGCTCAGTATGTGTACAATATGCTTTACATCCACATTCATTTCATTTGCATGGAGGTGGATACCCCAACGTCggatgatatcaatataatactAGATCTTACCAAACGTTTCCTGCAGAGCCTTTCAATTCATGACGAAAAAGCACTTTTCTGGCGCAAGATGACCGTGCTACGGATaacttgttttctgattggaaTCAGTCACAAAGGTGTTATCAATAAAGCACACAGAGTCGAGAAAAAGCACGTGTCTGAAGCTAAGCATTACCTAGCAATCATTGATGAAAACTGGGAAGGAATCGAAGACATACGCAAATTGTTCTACTACGTATGCAAGGCACGAATCCAGGAACTAGAACTACAATTCGTATCTGACGAATGTGATGAGGGGGACATTAAGCCAAAGGCCGTTGATTGTCTATATGCGGCCGTTCTTCAGTTGGATAAGACAATT includes these proteins:
- the LOC117320066 gene encoding uncharacterized protein LOC117320066; its protein translation is MMQLEKHVFECFEEDIRCSVDPGTITTALFKQGDIDQTLFDDIHAQIREGKNRDEIWKILFLQISSCCSFANVWKALHSSGYEYISIKLLLTYWQRKFQSGPAQGPSNTEGADKDYFLRLKKCFHDQAIKEPHKFLQERSDKFKKKYESADSDKDRKSHADRYADCLCILIDTQAMAFTEQLPSHDMFDRLKSVIPATSNPLVIESAYYSRLAIAYGMVGKFAEGREFMTQAQMAAFQGEQNAQYVYNMLYIHIHFICMEVDTPTSDDINIILDLTKRFLQSLSIHDEKALFWRKMTVLRITCFLIGISHKGVINKAHRVEKKHVSEAKHYLAIIDENWEGIEDIRKLFYYVCKARIQELELQFVSDECDEGDIKPKAVDCLYAAVLQLDKTIAEDPEGNFRETPLASKYSRWLHEVIQKARE